One region of Maribacter dokdonensis DSW-8 genomic DNA includes:
- a CDS encoding DUF4870 domain-containing protein, which yields MTESVTKHERNLSALIHASTFSKFFIPFGNFIIPLVLWTANKKEYEFVDHNGKQALNFQISILLYSILVGMVSIPFFLGGFLPNVFDFDNFGLVNVHSFNNINFHFDSDDFFGPWMIPVGLLGLAQSALFIINIVYTILATIKTNEGEVFEYPLSFKFIK from the coding sequence ATGACAGAATCAGTAACAAAACACGAAAGAAACCTCTCTGCACTAATACATGCCAGTACGTTTTCTAAATTCTTTATTCCGTTCGGAAACTTCATCATTCCGCTCGTATTATGGACGGCAAATAAAAAAGAATATGAGTTTGTGGACCACAATGGCAAACAAGCATTGAACTTTCAAATTAGCATATTACTCTACTCTATTCTTGTAGGTATGGTAAGTATTCCGTTTTTCCTAGGTGGATTCTTACCTAATGTTTTTGACTTTGACAATTTTGGCTTAGTGAACGTTCATAGCTTCAATAACATCAATTTTCATTTCGACTCAGATGATTTTTTTGGTCCATGGATGATACCCGTTGGGTTACTAGGACTGGCACAATCTGCCCTATTCATCATCAATATAGTATATACCATTCTTGCGACGATTAAGACCAATGAAGGCGAAGTTTTTGAATATCCGTTAAGTTTTAAATTTATAAAATAA
- a CDS encoding DUF4442 domain-containing protein has translation MAVTASKFNMFSFFKLPAAWWCGVRLREIDKNRSVVTVTHRWINQNPFNSMFWAVQGMAAELSTGAMMIDQIEATGKKISMLVANNKANFSKKATGKITFTCEDGHLIKEALEKTIATGEGQTIWMKSVGVNEDGVMVSTFDFEWTVRLKQKK, from the coding sequence ATGGCGGTAACAGCTAGTAAATTCAATATGTTTTCATTTTTTAAACTACCTGCAGCTTGGTGGTGCGGAGTACGTTTAAGAGAAATAGATAAAAATAGGTCTGTAGTGACCGTTACCCACCGTTGGATCAATCAGAATCCGTTTAATTCTATGTTTTGGGCAGTACAGGGTATGGCTGCGGAACTATCTACCGGAGCAATGATGATAGACCAAATTGAAGCAACAGGAAAGAAGATTTCTATGTTGGTCGCTAATAATAAGGCTAACTTTTCTAAAAAAGCTACCGGTAAAATAACGTTTACCTGTGAGGACGGACACTTAATTAAAGAAGCTTTGGAAAAGACCATTGCAACAGGAGAAGGACAAACCATTTGGATGAAATCTGTTGGTGTTAATGAAGACGGGGTAATGGTAAGTACTTTTGATTTTGAATGGACGGTAAGGTTGAAACAGAAAAAGTAG
- a CDS encoding TIGR00266 family protein, producing MNAHEIDYEIFGEEMQYVEIELDPQEAVVAEAGSFMMMDTDIKMNTIFGDGSNQDNSVLGKIFSAGKRMLTGESLFMTAFLNIGQGKKQVSFASPYPGKILPIDLSEMGGRFICQKDAFLCAAKGVSVGIEFSKRLGRGLFGGEGFIMQKLEGDGMSFIHAGGTLAKKTLGPGEVLKVDTGCIVGFTKDVDYDIEFVGGIRNTVFGGEGLFFATLRGPGTVYIQSLPFSRLAGRVLASIPRGGKDKGEGSILGTLGDIVGGDNRF from the coding sequence ATGAACGCACACGAAATAGATTACGAGATTTTTGGAGAAGAAATGCAATATGTTGAAATAGAGTTAGATCCGCAAGAGGCAGTAGTAGCCGAAGCAGGAAGCTTTATGATGATGGATACCGATATTAAAATGAATACCATTTTTGGTGATGGTAGCAATCAAGATAATAGTGTTCTTGGTAAAATTTTCTCGGCAGGTAAACGTATGCTTACGGGAGAAAGTCTATTTATGACGGCATTTTTAAATATTGGTCAAGGTAAAAAACAGGTAAGTTTTGCCTCTCCATATCCGGGTAAAATTTTGCCAATTGACCTTTCTGAAATGGGCGGACGCTTTATTTGTCAGAAAGATGCCTTTTTATGTGCTGCAAAGGGTGTATCTGTCGGTATTGAATTTTCTAAGAGATTAGGTCGTGGACTTTTTGGAGGTGAAGGTTTTATTATGCAAAAACTTGAAGGAGACGGAATGTCCTTTATACATGCAGGTGGTACGTTGGCAAAGAAAACCCTTGGTCCTGGTGAGGTACTAAAAGTAGATACGGGATGTATTGTTGGCTTTACAAAAGATGTGGACTATGATATAGAATTCGTTGGTGGTATTCGTAATACGGTTTTTGGTGGTGAAGGTTTATTCTTCGCAACCCTTCGCGGACCCGGCACAGTCTATATTCAGTCCTTACCTTTCAGTCGTTTAGCAGGTAGAGTTCTAGCTTCTATACCAAGAGGAGGAAAAGATAAAGGAGAAGGTAGTATTCTTGGGACTTTAGGAGATATTGTTGGTGGTGATAACAGGTTTTAA
- a CDS encoding DUF2461 domain-containing protein, giving the protein MSFKNQIDFLKELQQNNSKEWMDANRKWYKQVRDEYIDWLNSMNRRLSDIDDEYYDTPGKKGINRINNNLMFHPNKPIYKDHLGAGFDKKPKTADFYFELGIDRCIFAGGLWRPEPKVLRSVREAIDYDGEELVKILNKKSFKTRFGDLYEDAKLTNAPKGFAKDHKHIELLKNKTFAVFQEFSTKETNKAKFDDELIAAYKEMLPFRRYLNKAITV; this is encoded by the coding sequence ATGAGTTTCAAAAATCAGATAGACTTCTTAAAAGAATTACAGCAAAACAATTCAAAGGAATGGATGGATGCCAATCGTAAATGGTACAAACAGGTACGGGATGAATATATAGACTGGTTAAATAGTATGAATAGGAGACTATCGGATATTGATGACGAGTACTATGATACTCCAGGTAAAAAGGGAATAAATCGTATCAATAATAATCTTATGTTTCATCCCAATAAACCTATTTATAAAGACCATTTAGGAGCGGGGTTTGACAAGAAACCAAAAACTGCCGATTTCTATTTTGAGTTGGGTATAGACCGTTGCATTTTTGCGGGAGGATTATGGAGACCGGAGCCAAAAGTATTGCGTAGTGTTCGTGAAGCCATTGATTATGATGGAGAAGAATTGGTGAAAATATTAAATAAGAAATCTTTTAAAACCCGTTTTGGTGACCTCTATGAAGATGCTAAACTGACCAATGCACCTAAGGGGTTCGCCAAAGATCATAAACATATAGAATTGCTTAAAAACAAAACCTTTGCCGTATTCCAAGAGTTTAGTACTAAGGAAACCAACAAAGCTAAGTTTGATGATGAATTAATAGCAGCTTATAAAGAAATGCTACCATTTAGGCGTTATTTGAATAAGGCCATTACCGTGTAA
- a CDS encoding M81 family metallopeptidase — protein MKHLYLYAVLLLSLATSCNKEKKDTETKNLPKIAIAGLGIESSTFSPALSTEEAFHAKVGDSVFTRYPFLQPDSINRKRAQWVPTLVGKSLPGGTVTREAYESLVGKSLKMLEENKPYDGLFFDIHGAMSVVGLDDPEGDLIMRIREVIGDGVLISTSMDLHGNVSERLAKHTDLITCYRMAPHEDAIESKRRAVTNLIDRLESGKGKPAFKAWVPVPILLPGEKTSTRIEPGKSLYEKVPTVANQEGVIDAAIWIGYAWADEPRNHAVVMVTGDDKEKVAEGAEKLAQNFWDVRNEFEFVAPTTTLDESLKLALASEKKPYMISDMGDNPTAGGAGDVTWTLKELLVRPEFKSKNGTSLIYASIPGPEFVEKALEIGIGGKIKAEAGAAVDDRFAGPLTLEGTVTAIKEGDVNAEIEVVVKVGNIDVIVTKKRKPYHLLSDFTNLGLDPKNTDIVVVKIGYLVPELYDMRGDWTMALTPGGVDQDLNRLGYKRIKRPMFPLDSTMAQPDLKPKWIPAADAK, from the coding sequence TTGAAGCATTTATACCTTTACGCTGTTCTGTTACTTAGCTTAGCTACTTCTTGCAATAAAGAAAAAAAAGATACTGAAACTAAAAACTTACCTAAGATTGCCATTGCCGGTTTGGGCATTGAAAGTAGCACCTTTTCACCTGCCCTTTCTACGGAGGAAGCCTTTCATGCTAAAGTAGGTGATTCGGTTTTTACAAGATATCCCTTTTTACAGCCAGATTCTATAAATAGAAAAAGAGCGCAATGGGTACCAACACTTGTGGGGAAATCGCTACCGGGTGGAACGGTAACGCGAGAAGCCTACGAATCTTTGGTTGGCAAAAGTTTGAAAATGCTAGAAGAAAACAAACCATATGACGGACTCTTTTTTGACATACATGGCGCAATGAGCGTGGTTGGGTTAGATGATCCTGAAGGTGACCTTATAATGCGTATTCGTGAAGTAATAGGTGATGGTGTACTTATTTCTACATCTATGGATTTGCACGGTAACGTATCTGAACGATTGGCAAAACATACCGATTTAATAACGTGCTACCGTATGGCACCGCATGAAGATGCTATTGAATCTAAAAGAAGAGCGGTTACTAATTTAATTGACCGACTTGAAAGTGGCAAAGGTAAACCCGCCTTTAAGGCTTGGGTACCTGTACCTATTTTATTACCCGGAGAAAAAACAAGTACGCGTATAGAGCCCGGTAAGAGTTTATACGAAAAAGTTCCTACCGTTGCCAATCAAGAAGGTGTTATTGATGCCGCCATATGGATCGGCTATGCCTGGGCAGATGAACCCCGTAACCACGCCGTTGTTATGGTGACCGGAGATGATAAGGAAAAAGTTGCCGAAGGAGCAGAGAAATTGGCACAAAATTTTTGGGATGTGCGTAACGAATTTGAATTTGTTGCACCTACTACCACGCTAGACGAAAGCTTAAAACTTGCTTTGGCCAGTGAAAAGAAACCTTACATGATCAGTGATATGGGCGATAACCCTACTGCTGGTGGTGCAGGTGATGTAACTTGGACATTGAAAGAGCTTTTGGTCAGACCGGAATTTAAGTCTAAAAACGGAACCTCTCTTATTTATGCATCTATACCAGGACCTGAGTTTGTAGAAAAGGCGTTAGAAATAGGAATTGGTGGTAAAATTAAAGCTGAAGCAGGCGCTGCCGTCGATGATAGATTTGCAGGACCCCTAACGTTAGAAGGTACCGTTACCGCTATTAAAGAAGGTGATGTAAACGCTGAGATAGAAGTAGTTGTTAAGGTTGGTAATATTGATGTCATCGTGACCAAAAAACGCAAACCCTACCATCTTTTAAGTGATTTTACCAATTTAGGTTTGGACCCTAAAAACACTGATATTGTAGTCGTAAAAATTGGCTACTTGGTCCCTGAACTTTATGATATGCGTGGCGATTGGACCATGGCACTTACTCCTGGCGGAGTGGACCAAGATTTAAATAGATTAGGTTATAAGAGAATTAAAAGGCCTATGTTTCCATTGGATAGCACTATGGCACAGCCTGATTTAAAACCTAAGTGGATTCCGGCAGCGGATGCGAAATAA
- the nudK gene encoding GDP-mannose pyrophosphatase NudK → MKNGGIKNVKREILSDNWYILNKYTYDYQKPDGSWETQEREAYDRGNGAAILLYNSKKKTVVLTRQFRMPTYVNGNKDGMMIEVCAGLLDGDNPADCVRKETEEETGYKINNVEKVFQTYMSPGSVTEELFLFVGEYDDSMKVSDGGGAEDETENIEVLELNFDEAITMVSKGEIKDAKTIMLLQYAKLNGLV, encoded by the coding sequence TTGAAAAATGGAGGCATAAAGAATGTAAAAAGAGAAATACTTTCTGATAATTGGTATATTTTAAATAAATACACCTATGACTACCAAAAGCCAGATGGTAGTTGGGAAACCCAGGAAAGAGAGGCTTATGATAGGGGTAATGGTGCTGCCATTTTACTGTATAACTCTAAAAAAAAGACTGTGGTTCTTACCAGGCAATTTAGAATGCCTACCTATGTTAATGGTAATAAAGACGGAATGATGATCGAAGTTTGTGCCGGGCTTTTAGATGGCGATAACCCTGCAGATTGTGTACGAAAGGAAACTGAGGAAGAAACCGGATATAAGATCAATAATGTGGAAAAAGTTTTTCAAACCTACATGTCGCCCGGTTCAGTTACCGAAGAGCTGTTTCTTTTTGTGGGAGAATATGATGATAGTATGAAGGTAAGTGATGGTGGTGGCGCAGAAGATGAAACCGAAAACATTGAAGTCTTAGAATTGAATTTTGATGAAGCTATCACCATGGTTTCAAAGGGGGAAATTAAGGATGCCAAGACAATTATGTTATTACAATATGCAAAATTGAATGGGTTAGTTTAG
- a CDS encoding peptide-methionine (S)-S-oxide reductase, whose protein sequence is MQNLFKIGFGGGCHWCTEAVFMALKDVHKVEQGFIAPKEDPENFSEAVIVYYYPNLIALKDLVAIHLDTHRSTQNHSMRHKYRSGIYYFMNNEQAVLKELLSALQLEFKEPIITGILPFGAFNASEERFQNYYFKDTEKPFCKTHITPKMQLLKEKYAKHVSTDVL, encoded by the coding sequence ATGCAAAATCTCTTTAAAATAGGGTTTGGTGGTGGTTGCCATTGGTGCACAGAGGCCGTTTTTATGGCTTTAAAAGATGTACATAAGGTAGAACAGGGTTTTATAGCACCTAAAGAAGATCCTGAAAATTTTTCAGAAGCTGTAATTGTGTACTATTATCCTAATTTAATAGCGCTAAAAGATTTAGTTGCCATTCATTTAGATACTCATAGAAGTACCCAGAATCATTCAATGCGCCATAAGTATAGGTCTGGTATTTATTATTTTATGAATAATGAACAAGCTGTTTTGAAAGAGCTATTGTCAGCGTTACAATTGGAATTTAAAGAGCCGATTATTACAGGGATATTACCATTTGGGGCATTTAATGCCTCAGAAGAACGATTTCAAAATTACTATTTTAAAGATACCGAAAAGCCATTTTGCAAAACACACATTACGCCAAAAATGCAATTACTTAAAGAGAAATATGCAAAACATGTATCAACAGATGTTTTATGA
- a CDS encoding D-alanyl-D-alanine carboxypeptidase/D-alanyl-D-alanine-endopeptidase encodes MKNLVLIIVLIFLVSSCGSKKSLIKKNLDQRLTSAFYENQFTGVLVIDANSKDTIYNLNDHKYFTPASNTKIFTLFTAIKTLPDQIPALQYIDRNDTLYFEGTGDPSFLHPYLKDSTAFKFLKSKRNLVFATDNFMDTKFGPGWAWDDYQYYYSPERNAFPLYGNVVMMYKNTSLLVSPTYFKDSILQIRNTKNRKETSNLFFYPPNYADTLEIPFIINTLNTKAILEQALNKPIFNRSKMPIGTKQTLPGIQADSLYIRMMHESDNFIAEQLLVLAASTLKDTLNSDLAREYILEHELNQLTQTPRWVDGSGLSRYNLFTPQNMVHVLNELFVLVPKERLYSIFPAGGLSGTLKNRFKGVDQPYIFAKSGSLSNNYCLSGYLLTKSGKTLIFSFMNNHYKNATSDERTQLELMLQTLRDNY; translated from the coding sequence ATGAAAAACTTGGTTTTAATTATTGTACTTATTTTTCTTGTATCCTCTTGTGGTTCAAAAAAATCTCTCATTAAGAAAAATTTAGACCAACGTCTAACATCCGCTTTTTATGAAAATCAGTTCACAGGTGTTTTAGTAATTGATGCAAATTCTAAAGACACCATTTATAACCTTAATGATCATAAGTATTTTACCCCTGCGAGCAACACCAAAATTTTCACACTTTTTACCGCTATAAAAACACTCCCGGACCAAATACCTGCATTGCAATATATTGATCGTAATGACACCTTGTATTTTGAAGGCACAGGCGACCCATCATTCCTACATCCTTATCTAAAAGATTCTACCGCATTTAAATTTCTAAAAAGTAAAAGGAATTTAGTATTCGCAACAGATAATTTCATGGATACCAAATTTGGACCAGGTTGGGCATGGGACGATTATCAGTATTATTATTCACCTGAGCGCAACGCTTTTCCGCTGTATGGCAATGTGGTAATGATGTACAAGAATACATCACTTTTGGTTTCGCCTACATACTTTAAGGATAGTATTTTACAAATTAGAAATACCAAAAACCGTAAGGAGACTTCGAACCTATTTTTTTACCCACCCAATTATGCTGACACTTTAGAAATACCTTTTATTATAAACACCCTCAACACAAAAGCCATTTTAGAGCAAGCATTGAACAAGCCTATTTTTAACAGGTCTAAAATGCCCATTGGAACAAAACAAACTTTACCTGGAATTCAGGCAGATTCACTCTACATTAGAATGATGCATGAAAGTGATAATTTCATTGCAGAACAATTATTGGTTCTAGCTGCCTCTACATTAAAGGATACTTTGAATAGTGATTTAGCTAGAGAATATATCCTAGAACATGAATTAAACCAATTAACGCAAACTCCAAGATGGGTAGACGGCTCAGGTTTATCTCGCTACAATCTGTTTACCCCACAAAATATGGTGCACGTTTTAAACGAATTATTTGTTCTTGTACCCAAAGAACGATTATATTCCATTTTTCCTGCCGGTGGATTATCAGGAACCCTCAAGAATAGATTTAAAGGTGTAGACCAACCGTATATTTTTGCCAAATCGGGCAGTTTAAGCAACAATTACTGCTTAAGCGGTTATTTACTGACAAAATCTGGTAAAACGCTTATCTTCAGTTTTATGAATAACCATTATAAAAACGCTACCAGTGACGAAAGAACCCAACTTGAACTTATGCTACAAACACTAAGGGACAACTATTGA
- a CDS encoding LysR substrate-binding domain-containing protein codes for MTITQLQYVLAVAEHKNFTLAAEKSFVTQPTLSMQVQKLEDELDILLFDRSKKPITITEVGKKIVDQAKNIVNEAARIKDIVEQEKGYIGGDYVLGIIPTIMPTLLPMFLKNFIQKYPKVNLIIKEQNTESLIQNIEDGHIDAAIAATPLEVDFITERPLYYEPFVGYVPMEHRLGKSTKITPDDLDIEDILLLQDGHCFREGVLNLCKAPKIGGEHFSLQSGSFETLINLSNEGLGMTLLPYLNTLELDSSKKKNLKYFKDPSPAREVSLIYHKKELKVQITEALRDVITGIVRGAIAFQDVKIISPLTK; via the coding sequence ATGACCATTACTCAATTACAATATGTTCTAGCGGTTGCAGAGCACAAGAATTTTACCTTAGCAGCAGAGAAAAGCTTTGTAACACAACCTACATTGAGTATGCAGGTACAAAAACTTGAAGATGAGCTAGATATACTATTATTTGATCGTAGCAAAAAACCGATAACCATTACTGAAGTGGGTAAAAAAATTGTAGATCAAGCAAAGAATATCGTAAATGAGGCTGCACGTATAAAAGATATTGTAGAGCAAGAAAAAGGATATATTGGCGGAGATTATGTTCTGGGAATTATCCCAACGATAATGCCTACTTTATTGCCTATGTTTCTTAAGAATTTTATTCAGAAATATCCCAAGGTAAATCTAATCATCAAAGAACAAAATACAGAAAGTCTTATTCAAAATATTGAAGATGGCCACATAGATGCTGCAATTGCAGCAACACCTTTAGAAGTAGATTTCATTACAGAAAGACCTTTATATTATGAGCCATTTGTTGGCTATGTTCCTATGGAGCACCGCTTGGGCAAAAGCACTAAAATAACCCCGGATGATTTAGATATTGAAGATATACTGTTATTACAGGATGGTCATTGTTTTAGGGAAGGTGTCCTAAATTTGTGCAAAGCACCAAAAATTGGAGGAGAACACTTTAGCCTACAAAGCGGTAGTTTTGAAACACTTATTAACTTATCTAATGAAGGTTTAGGTATGACATTACTTCCATATTTAAATACACTTGAGCTTGACAGTTCAAAGAAAAAGAATTTAAAATATTTTAAGGACCCATCACCGGCAAGGGAGGTAAGTCTAATATACCATAAAAAGGAACTTAAAGTTCAAATTACGGAAGCCTTAAGAGATGTTATTACTGGCATTGTTCGCGGTGCCATTGCATTTCAAGATGTAAAGATTATTAGTCCGCTCACTAAGTAA
- a CDS encoding DUF2141 domain-containing protein — MKKLLFSIIVLAMSLTMNAQNSEGITLTVVIENVLNSEGHVLSGLHNEDTFMKAEGIKTSKDKAEAGELVLTFENIQPGDYAFSVLHDKNDNNRMDFATNGMPTEDYAMSGNSMPMGPPTFADSKFTVSTEDLELRLRF, encoded by the coding sequence ATGAAAAAGTTACTATTCTCTATTATCGTATTAGCCATGAGTTTAACCATGAATGCTCAAAATAGTGAAGGCATTACATTAACAGTAGTTATTGAAAATGTTTTAAACAGTGAAGGACACGTATTAAGCGGACTTCATAATGAAGACACCTTTATGAAAGCAGAAGGCATAAAAACAAGTAAAGACAAAGCGGAAGCTGGAGAATTGGTATTGACCTTTGAAAATATTCAACCTGGTGATTATGCATTTTCTGTATTGCACGATAAAAACGACAATAACCGAATGGATTTTGCCACTAACGGAATGCCAACGGAAGATTATGCCATGAGCGGTAATTCAATGCCCATGGGCCCACCGACATTTGCAGATTCTAAATTTACGGTTTCCACGGAAGACCTTGAATTAAGGTTGCGTTTCTAA
- a CDS encoding DoxX family membrane protein, which produces MIYQLTSLKRLIVPFKVDALLPNIFILIPRVFTGYLLAFVFAINKFGTPWTPKSMNLQLFEVSDWFVELTKDFGLPFSLMPEVFAWSAGLTEALGGILLLLGLNTRITAFFITTTMFITIAFRPWDQSWNIMPTFMFFCLGLFFMGFGSGKFGLDYLITKR; this is translated from the coding sequence ATGATTTATCAACTTACATCTTTAAAGAGATTGATTGTCCCTTTTAAAGTAGATGCACTCTTACCAAATATCTTCATTTTAATTCCAAGGGTATTTACGGGCTATCTTCTCGCATTCGTATTTGCCATCAACAAATTTGGCACTCCCTGGACACCTAAATCAATGAACCTTCAATTATTTGAAGTATCAGATTGGTTTGTAGAATTAACCAAGGATTTTGGATTACCATTTTCTTTAATGCCAGAAGTTTTTGCTTGGTCTGCCGGCTTAACCGAAGCATTGGGCGGTATTTTACTGTTATTAGGTCTTAATACCAGAATTACAGCTTTTTTTATTACTACAACAATGTTCATTACTATTGCATTTAGACCGTGGGACCAATCTTGGAACATTATGCCCACTTTTATGTTTTTCTGCTTAGGTCTATTTTTTATGGGTTTTGGCTCTGGGAAATTTGGATTAGACTACCTCATTACCAAACGCTAG
- a CDS encoding CIA30 family protein: MMREEVTIFDFNKTSNRKQWDLVNDEVMGGISMGLLQIDDDGNGVFSGHVSLENNGGFCLIKHDINRISVEKYSSFVIKLKGDGKKYAFRCKSGEHQRHTYSYSFKTTKDWQTIQIPFKEMEAVFRGDNLELPNYHGDFLAQIAIIIKNGVAEDFTLKIDSIKIV; encoded by the coding sequence ATGATGCGTGAAGAAGTAACAATTTTTGATTTCAATAAAACCAGCAACCGAAAACAATGGGATTTGGTCAATGATGAAGTTATGGGTGGTATTTCCATGGGGCTTCTTCAAATTGATGATGATGGTAACGGTGTTTTCAGTGGTCATGTATCATTGGAAAACAATGGCGGATTTTGCCTAATTAAGCATGATATAAATCGCATATCGGTTGAAAAATACTCATCTTTCGTTATCAAATTAAAGGGTGATGGTAAAAAATATGCCTTTAGATGTAAATCTGGCGAACATCAACGCCATACTTATAGCTATAGTTTTAAGACTACCAAAGATTGGCAAACTATCCAAATACCTTTTAAAGAAATGGAAGCGGTATTTAGGGGCGATAACTTAGAACTGCCAAATTACCATGGGGATTTTCTGGCTCAAATTGCCATTATAATAAAAAACGGAGTAGCCGAAGACTTCACCTTAAAAATAGATAGTATTAAAATAGTTTAG
- a CDS encoding FMN-binding negative transcriptional regulator — MFIPEHYKNTDVKEIHDFLKNNSFGILINTIEGKPWGTHIPLELSKNEMGNDILVGHIAKANLQSKNLNNGDQVLCIFNGPHSYISSSWYQQEEVPTWNYIAVHVYGTVKIQTSDELLTSLHALVDKYEQQSEYPVSLNNMSKKTMRQVTGIIGFEIEINDIQAVNKLSQGRSHDHPKIISELEKQGASEKAVAEEMKKRLLE, encoded by the coding sequence ATGTTTATACCAGAACACTATAAGAACACAGACGTCAAAGAAATACATGATTTCTTAAAAAATAACAGTTTTGGTATTTTGATCAATACTATTGAAGGTAAACCTTGGGGAACCCATATTCCTTTAGAACTAAGTAAAAATGAAATGGGTAATGACATTTTGGTGGGACATATTGCCAAAGCCAATTTACAAAGCAAGAACCTTAATAACGGGGATCAGGTGTTATGTATTTTTAATGGACCGCATAGCTATATTTCTTCATCTTGGTACCAGCAAGAAGAAGTACCAACATGGAACTATATTGCAGTACATGTTTATGGTACCGTAAAAATTCAGACATCCGATGAATTATTGACCTCTCTACATGCTCTAGTAGATAAGTATGAGCAACAATCTGAATATCCTGTTTCACTGAACAACATGTCTAAAAAAACAATGAGACAGGTAACTGGCATCATTGGTTTTGAAATTGAAATCAATGATATACAGGCTGTAAACAAACTATCTCAAGGAAGAAGCCATGACCACCCAAAAATTATCTCTGAGTTAGAAAAACAAGGTGCATCTGAAAAAGCGGTTGCAGAAGAAATGAAAAAAAGATTGCTTGAATAA
- a CDS encoding alpha/beta fold hydrolase: MPFITNTKAKEQVDIFYEDYGSGQPVILIHGWPLSRKSWEQQVWKIVEEGFRCISYDRRGFGTSSSPWDAYDYSSLASDLNAIIEELELKDAIIVGFSMGGGEVVRYLTDYGPSRIAKAALISSIIPLVKQKPDNPSGVPEDALEGIIDALQKDRVGFLKEFSKGFYNFEENKGERISQAQLDYDFTIASFASPRATIQAALAWMHTDFRPELENVTVPTLIVHGDADATVPIETSAKQAHDGIKYSTLEVIEGAPHGLNVTHPDELNEILISFLKK, from the coding sequence ATGCCCTTTATAACAAATACAAAAGCAAAAGAACAAGTAGATATATTTTATGAGGATTACGGTAGCGGACAACCGGTAATATTAATTCATGGTTGGCCGTTGAGCAGAAAATCATGGGAACAACAGGTTTGGAAAATAGTAGAAGAAGGTTTTAGGTGTATTTCTTATGATCGTAGAGGTTTTGGTACTTCTTCATCTCCATGGGATGCCTATGATTATTCTTCATTGGCAAGTGACTTAAACGCTATTATTGAAGAGCTGGAACTAAAGGATGCAATTATTGTTGGTTTTTCAATGGGAGGTGGTGAAGTTGTACGCTATTTAACGGATTATGGTCCTAGTAGAATAGCAAAAGCAGCATTGATCAGCTCTATTATACCATTGGTAAAACAAAAACCGGATAATCCATCAGGAGTGCCAGAAGATGCCTTGGAAGGTATTATTGATGCTCTTCAAAAAGATAGGGTGGGTTTCTTAAAGGAGTTCAGTAAAGGTTTCTACAATTTTGAAGAAAATAAAGGAGAAAGAATCAGTCAGGCGCAGTTAGACTATGATTTTACCATTGCCTCTTTTGCTTCACCTAGAGCTACTATACAGGCTGCGTTGGCATGGATGCATACAGATTTTAGACCAGAGCTTGAAAATGTTACCGTACCTACATTAATTGTACATGGTGATGCCGATGCAACAGTACCTATAGAAACTTCCGCAAAACAAGCACATGATGGCATAAAATATAGCACTCTTGAAGTAATTGAAGGTGCTCCACACGGGCTAAACGTAACACACCCTGACGAATTGAATGAAATTTTGATTTCTTTTTTAAAGAAGTAA